One Streptomyces sp. RPA4-2 genomic window carries:
- a CDS encoding aminotransferase: protein MAPHPSTLLEPHTPPAVTTEPHVIVRGEGLTVWDREGRSYLDATSGMLCTNLGYSQPRLVRAAARQMAELPFFASFAHRTSDVALALADDLARLAPLPMGRTFFANSGAEANDSAFKLAWYYHQCLGRHDRFKILSQERGYHGTTVAAGSATGLDFIHRGFGLPLPSYIQVPCPDPHSALRQGLTEDDFVDRLVDHLERLIAAEGPDTIAAFIAEPILGAGGVIIPPSTYYPRVQEVLARHDILFILDEVVTGFGRTGAMFATTEFDLSPDLITVAKGLSSAYAPISAVLVGRRIMNTIADGSRAIGAFGHGFTYSGHPVAAAVAREALAIVVEEDIPGHVRETAPALMKALADAFHGKDFVRDVRGHGFLAAVTFLTGSGGRQEGEWGSQVMAKAVAQGLLVRAVGDTIIVAPALISTAEQIETMVALLENAYRSALAETDSAR, encoded by the coding sequence ATGGCTCCTCACCCTTCAACCCTGCTGGAACCGCACACACCGCCCGCCGTGACCACGGAACCTCATGTGATCGTCCGAGGTGAGGGACTCACGGTGTGGGACCGCGAGGGACGTTCCTACCTCGACGCCACCTCGGGAATGCTGTGCACCAACCTCGGATACAGCCAGCCCCGGCTGGTGCGTGCGGCAGCCCGGCAGATGGCGGAGCTCCCGTTCTTCGCCTCCTTCGCTCACCGCACCAGCGACGTCGCGCTGGCCCTGGCCGATGACCTGGCCCGGCTGGCGCCCCTACCCATGGGCCGTACCTTCTTCGCGAATTCCGGTGCCGAGGCCAATGACAGTGCCTTCAAACTGGCGTGGTACTACCACCAGTGCCTCGGCCGTCACGACCGGTTCAAGATCCTCTCCCAGGAGAGGGGTTACCACGGCACGACCGTGGCTGCCGGTTCGGCGACCGGACTGGACTTCATCCACCGGGGATTCGGCCTCCCGCTGCCGTCCTACATCCAAGTCCCCTGCCCCGATCCCCACAGCGCCCTACGGCAGGGATTGACGGAGGACGACTTCGTCGACCGGCTGGTCGACCATCTGGAGCGGCTCATCGCGGCGGAGGGCCCGGACACGATCGCCGCGTTCATCGCGGAGCCGATCCTCGGTGCGGGTGGCGTGATCATCCCGCCGTCGACCTATTACCCCCGTGTACAGGAAGTCCTCGCCCGTCACGACATCCTCTTCATCCTCGACGAGGTCGTGACCGGCTTCGGCCGCACCGGAGCGATGTTCGCCACCACCGAGTTCGACCTGAGTCCGGACCTGATCACCGTGGCGAAGGGACTGTCCTCGGCCTATGCGCCGATCTCCGCCGTACTGGTCGGACGGCGGATCATGAACACCATCGCCGACGGGTCGAGGGCTATCGGCGCGTTCGGTCACGGCTTCACCTACTCAGGACATCCGGTGGCCGCGGCTGTCGCACGTGAGGCACTCGCCATCGTCGTGGAGGAGGACATTCCCGGTCACGTGCGCGAGACGGCTCCCGCCCTCATGAAGGCCCTCGCCGACGCGTTCCACGGCAAGGATTTCGTGAGAGACGTCAGGGGCCACGGTTTCCTGGCCGCGGTCACCTTCCTCACGGGCAGCGGTGGCCGGCAGGAGGGGGAATGGGGCTCGCAGGTCATGGCCAAGGCGGTCGCGCAGGGGCTTCTGGTGCGAGCCGTCGGCGACACCATCATCGTCGCACCGGCGCTGATCAGCACCGCCGAGCAGATCGAGACGATGGTCGCTCTGCTGGAGAACGCGTACCGCTCGGCGCTCGCCGAGACGGACTCGGCACGGTGA
- a CDS encoding lysophospholipid acyltransferase family protein, whose translation MLSRTASILIPVVGRLSVTCDPGAVFAPGSIVAANHTSLADPAVVIAALRRLGVTPVIMATAGLWRIPVLGRALTREGHIPVHRRDRRAAGALDLAAQALRQERLVLIYAEGGLPRRKDGAEAAPGDFRTGLARLAERTGAPVVPVGQVGARRVTSGGTLKQIAGLATAPLRRPAMHVHVGAPILLTGDSTVRTAQARTAVTAAWRTAATHLGEDAAPAA comes from the coding sequence ATGCTCAGTCGTACCGCCAGCATCTTGATACCCGTCGTCGGGCGGCTGTCCGTGACCTGCGACCCCGGCGCGGTGTTCGCGCCGGGCAGTATCGTCGCCGCGAACCACACATCCCTCGCCGACCCCGCCGTCGTGATCGCCGCGCTCCGCCGCCTCGGTGTCACGCCGGTCATCATGGCCACGGCCGGGCTGTGGCGCATCCCGGTGCTCGGCCGAGCCCTCACCCGCGAGGGGCACATCCCCGTCCACCGACGTGACCGGCGAGCCGCTGGTGCACTCGATCTCGCGGCACAGGCACTGCGGCAGGAACGACTGGTCCTCATCTACGCCGAAGGCGGCCTGCCCCGACGCAAGGACGGCGCGGAGGCGGCCCCCGGCGACTTCCGCACGGGACTGGCCCGCCTCGCCGAGCGCACCGGTGCCCCCGTGGTGCCCGTCGGCCAGGTCGGCGCCCGCCGTGTCACCTCGGGCGGCACGCTCAAGCAGATCGCCGGCCTCGCCACAGCGCCGCTGCGCCGACCGGCCATGCACGTCCATGTGGGCGCGCCCATCCTCCTGACCGGTGACAGCACCGTACGCACGGCGCAGGCCCGTACTGCGGTGACCGCCGCGTGGAGGACAGCGGCCACGCACCTCGGTGAGGATGCCGCGCCGGCCGCATGA